The Bacteroidota bacterium genome window below encodes:
- the nqrE gene encoding NADH:ubiquinone reductase (Na(+)-transporting) subunit E, protein MQDLVNIFIKSIFIDNMVFAYFLGMCSYLAVSKTVKTSMGMGMAVIFVLGITVPVNYLIEKFLLTEGALSWLGSGFDSVNLGFLSFIVFIAVIASMVQLVEMFIEKISPSLYSSLGIFLPLIAVNCAILGGSLFMQDREYQTLTEATVFGLGSGVGWLLAIVAIAAIREKIRYSNVPAPLRGLGITFIITGLMGIAFMTFMGIKI, encoded by the coding sequence ATGCAAGATCTTGTAAATATATTTATTAAATCAATCTTTATTGACAATATGGTATTTGCATACTTCCTTGGGATGTGCTCATACCTTGCAGTTTCTAAAACTGTAAAAACTTCAATGGGAATGGGAATGGCTGTTATTTTTGTTTTAGGAATTACAGTTCCTGTAAATTATCTTATTGAAAAATTTCTATTAACCGAAGGAGCATTATCATGGCTTGGTTCGGGCTTTGACAGTGTAAATCTTGGCTTCTTAAGTTTTATTGTATTTATTGCAGTTATTGCTTCTATGGTACAACTTGTAGAAATGTTTATTGAAAAAATCTCTCCATCTTTATATAGTTCTTTAGGTATTTTTCTTCCATTAATTGCAGTCAACTGTGCTATACTTGGAGGATCGCTATTCATGCAAGATAGAGAATATCAAACTCTTACAGAAGCAACGGTATTCGGGTTAGGCTCAGGAGTTGGTTGGTTACTTGCAATTGTTGCAATTGCAGCAATACGTGAAAAAATCAGATATTCTAATGTACCTGCACCTTTACGGGGATTAGGCATAACCTTTATTATTACAGGATTGATGGGAATTGCTTTTATGACTTTTATGGGAATAAAAATATAA